In a single window of the Canis lupus dingo isolate Sandy chromosome 18, ASM325472v2, whole genome shotgun sequence genome:
- the LOC112659548 gene encoding mammaglobin-A-like isoform X1 has product MGGIKVVTRRIKGGLLGPPIQREFLRPCQTSQQELTSTMKLLRVLVLVALPLYCLAGSGCLFLEQVVNKAIDSQVSIDEYQNFLQPFTSDLETKEAIAELKQCFLQQSDETLSNFALMMNEIYNSYWCALF; this is encoded by the exons ATGGGAGGGATTAAGGTGGTGACCAGGAGAATAAAGGGAGGACTCCTAGGTCCTCCCATCCAACGTGAGTTCCTTCGTCCCTGTCAGACAAGCCAGCAAGAGCTGACTTCAACCATGAAGCTGCTGAGAGTCCTCGTGCTGGTTGCCCTCCCTCTTTACTGCCTTGCAG GTTCTGGATGCTTATTCCTAGAACAAGTGGTTAACAAAGCAATCGATTCTCAAGTGAGCATAGATGAATACCAAAACTTCCTTCAACCTTTCACATCTGATCTTGAAACTAAAGAAGCCATAGCAGAGCTGAAGCAATGTTTTCTCCAGCAGTCGGATGAAACTCTGAGCAATTTTGCATTGATGATG aacGAAATATATAATAGTTATTGGTGTGCTCTGTTTTAA
- the LOC112659548 gene encoding mammaglobin-A-like isoform X2, whose protein sequence is MKLLRVLVLVALPLYCLAGSGCLFLEQVVNKAIDSQVSIDEYQNFLQPFTSDLETKEAIAELKQCFLQQSDETLSNFALMMNEIYNSYWCALF, encoded by the exons ATGAAGCTGCTGAGAGTCCTCGTGCTGGTTGCCCTCCCTCTTTACTGCCTTGCAG GTTCTGGATGCTTATTCCTAGAACAAGTGGTTAACAAAGCAATCGATTCTCAAGTGAGCATAGATGAATACCAAAACTTCCTTCAACCTTTCACATCTGATCTTGAAACTAAAGAAGCCATAGCAGAGCTGAAGCAATGTTTTCTCCAGCAGTCGGATGAAACTCTGAGCAATTTTGCATTGATGATG aacGAAATATATAATAGTTATTGGTGTGCTCTGTTTTAA